GGTTGTTCACTTTTGCCTGTGCCATCATATAGTCTCCAgaatcaaaatatttctgttgaaaaaaaaataagcaaaagCATAGTTAGCTAGATATAAAGTTAAAAGTTCTAGAGAAGTTTTTCATTGTAAAATATAGacaatgtggtatgttttggccctgcccctcagacCCCTATTCCAGGAAAAACCAACCTTCAAGAAATTTTGAAAAGATTTTGCAAAAAACgttttaatattaaatatagTTAGTGTTTGGATTTCCTCTGGTGCCACTGCCAATTCTGATAGTATTTTCAATGCTTCCAATATGTGTGTCTAAAAATCTGTCCggtttattcaatttttttcaagTATTATACAAACCAAAACAACTTGAGGTAATACTTTTGTAACCACCTCAAGTCAAGTCAACTAAGCGTTTGAAAATCGGGGCATAAATACACTTAAGTGTCAGAATGATTTTGACGAACATGTATAGCCAAAACATGAAATCAAAGACCAGGtgaaaaaatcttgaaaaaatgTTTGCTATCAATAGGAAATTTTTGCTTCAAAATTAGGAAAAAATAATGCAATTCGTAACTGGGAATTTGAGTTGAATATCATCCCCAAATATATAGGCAGAAAAAACACTAGCTTAAGCTTCCAgccaaatatgagtgatagccgAAGCATGTGCAGTtctagagaagaagtcgctttTTAGCAAATATAGCAAAATTGCCACTTTTTGACCTGAACCCCAAAGCTACCTGAGGGGGTCAGTTCCatcattcgtacaattttgaatctccaccACCCAGTGATGCTTCTTGTCAAATTAGGTTAAATTCCGATCGGTGGTTAAAAAGTCTTGAAGAAATGTTGAGGAAGGGCCATTGACAAGGATGACAAATGAATGCCACGGTCACGGTATGTATATGGCATAAGCTAGTAATAGGAATTGGTTTCACTTTCAGGATCGATAATCAGAAATACGAAATTGATCGATGATCAAATTAATCAGTTTTCTTTTAGCACAGAACTGCACTTTTGTAGAAAATATAAGTACATCTCGgaagtacatttattacatgtcttagcctttgatatcaatatttttaatactGAACACAAAGCACCAACTGTTGTTAATATATCTAAATCACTTGTAAATGACCAATGAatatataggtaaaatataaGAACAACTATTTCTtggttcagtataacattacaaaaaatacataaacctAAAGATTTTCAAACACTTTCAGAAATAATAGCTTGTGAGATAGAGAAGACCTCGTGAGAGAAAGTTTTAAATATCACGAGTCTCCAACCAAGGACTTGAGTAATGGCAACCCTACTTAACCATGGAAGATTTCTGCAAAATGTCGACGTCATTGAAATCGGGTCAGGGGTACGTTTctgagaagtcgaaaatgtacACTGTTAATGAAGATGCACAACATACGAGAGACAACACGGGACAATAGACAAAGAGGATTAATCAAAGTCTCAAATGACATAACTAGCTATACAAAACCAAGGAATAAAGAATAATTACAAAAGGTGTCTATCTTAAACTTAGGAGAAATGATGAATTACCCTTTGTTGCATCCTCTTGGCCAGCAGGGCCGATCCTCCTGCTTTTGAATTGAAATTAGGATATTTGCTCTTCAGCTTTTTCTCTTCCTTCTTTTCTTCCTGTATCATTTCTTCCTGTTCACAAAAACACATATAAACTGTCATTATTCATAAACTTCACATCTTGAGAACTAGCAATAACAATACCATTGAATGTTCCAGGGACACCCTTGGGATGCACTTAAGGTTGTGATATCTCACAATCGCCAAATGTAATTTTGTAGAATATTTCTATGTCTTTTTTATTACTCATACATATTATTAGCTCTATAGTACATAAAAATTGTCACACTTGTCATTAATACGTCCCATTCCaaagattttgaaaaagaagTAATTAAGGCATGGCCATGGTCACTATATTAAACACCTCTAACCAATCATGAAATTAAAGATTCTGAAGTAACTTTAAATAATGAACTGCTAATTATTAAACTacatcacacatgtatacaagatTATGCTGGTTATgtctacatatatacacatggcCTGTATTTTGCATAAagttttaatttataaaatatgattcaATTTGACACCTGGATATATTCTCAGGAAATAGTTTTTATTCAAACTATGGTGAATTGGCCTTTTGTTGAATTCTAAATATTGTTGGCCGTTAATCAGTAGAATTTCAAAATTCTGACTGTAAAACCCCAATGGGTTAAGAAGGAATAGGGTTTTTAAAGCCCCTCTAGATCTGTCCCTATGGGtcggaccagcctcatttatatacaatgcaaCAGACCCATAGGACTGTAAAGGTCATCAGACTCTAAAGACCCTaattatactattgtagtatacatactctgTAGCaaatatagtggcactgttggccatatGCATGGCGGCCCTCTTGTTTTTCGGACCgtcccgaaaaataacaacacttggtcaggactatctcaaGATCATTGTAGCCAAGTTTGAGTTAATTAATGCcactgagaagaagtttttaccagactgaaaaataacaacactttgctgactccccttccttaacatcctcaccaatatCCAGCtgaatggcaccagtggaagttaagaagtttaaaatgtgttattcaagatggctgccatggtggccatcttggatttctgagacccgaaaaataataacacttagTCAAGATCTAGAGCATCTCAGAATCCCCGGATCATTcaaggcaagtttcagctcaatccttCCAGTGCAAGTTGAGAAGaggtttgaaatgtgaaaaatttACAAATGGCGGACAGCGGACAGCGACGGACAAAGCTTAATATAGAATATCCTGACACTTTGagtcaggtgacctaaaaaacaACCTCAATTAGGTTTTTGTTCAAGTGTGTGTGTTGATAAGTAAACTACATCAgtcttttttctttaaaaatgttCAATATCTTTACTGTGGTAAAAATAATTAGATTTATTCAGACTCAAATGCCGGAATACCATTCTTCATCCATTCACTATATATACGTTAGGTCATATATAAAGATCAAGATGACTTTTGCATTTTAATGAATCcgataaatatttaacaatcaAGCGTCCAAGAGTTTACAAGACGCCGCACCACGACATGCACATAAGCTTATGCCTCTCATTTAGTCTACAGTGTCTATGTAAAGCTTTGACGGATGCGCAAACTTGCCGCACTCGACAGTACTGGTCATGGATagtgttttgtttaaaataagtATCAAAGTAACTAAAAGCAGATAAATTGAAAATCtagttttaaaatgttcacCAATCAATATTATCCATCTCCCAGATCAAAGGGACATGTCTAGGCTTCTGataaatagccagaaataccatataaaaagtcatttctgactatttttttaTCACATATAATAGAACATGTCCCTCTGCCGAGACCAAGAAAAGTGTTCATCACACTTAGAATTTTTGCTGTGGTAAAGAAATATGTGCGTTAATCTATTACAAATGCATTTcttaattataatgtaaaatcatAAAGCAGGTTGCAAACATCCTTGCATTTACAAGGATGCGCTGTAACTCAGATGTGTTCTCTAATTACAGAGGAGAAAATCCTCTGAACTCCGACAGGTAATTTAAGTGATTAAGCGCTTTAGACAATAACCTGACAAAATTACAAATCAATAAACCATACATTATAATCCAATGGGCAATCACATTAAAAGCATTTACAGGTAAGtgaatatattgtaattatatataagttatcGTTTGAATATCTCAGTATGTAAATGGGAAAATGTCATTTTGTCAGGTTGTTGTTTCAAAGCACTTTATTACCTGTACACCAACGTGATCCGAGTTCAGAGGATTTTTTTCCTCTGTAAATTGAGAGGACACGTTCGAGTTCTAATCCAAGGATATCCCAAACCTGTAAATTGAAGGGCTGTCactaaacatttaaacaacaaCCCATTGATACACGTTAAACGTGTTTACAAATTATGATTTTTCGCACCCTTGTTGACATCTTCTTTGGGGGTGCTGGATGAACAAACTCCCCCTTTAGAGTAGGTGATTCCCTCTGTTCTTCCTGGCTGTCGTTGTCAGGTCCACCTTGGTCGCCTGATATTTGTTCGGTTGACAAATCTTCCGAAGACATGCTTGGTTTAGCAATATACACCCAGCAACAAAATTGAGCGCCACTTGCTCTCTGTACCAAAAATATGGCGACTGGGTGACGTCATGAAAAGTTATCCAATCATCGTCGTTGCCATTATTCACTTCAAGATGTCGGCGCCCATACCTATCTAAACGGATCGAAATGGATTGGAATATACCTTGAATGGTCATTAACCTCCAGAGAACCGACCCATTAGATCATTCTTTGAACATTGAATGTGGTCATCTGAAAATAACGTGTTCATTTTACCTGAAAGTATCGTAAAAtcgttttgaaaataaacatcgCATTGGGCGTGAATAAAAGAAAGAACCAGAAGACGGAAATCCGgatgtaaaataatttacaGCTTGTTTTTCATAATGATTGATTTCTAATGCGTTATAAATGTACCGAAGCCCACagtacttgtggacatgattatgatgtttttaatttaaatgttacattatagacaagtaaattattgtattacaatcgcatgcttaatttgtaaaaacaaaatgtatatatcgtACCTTGGCCTTATAAATACAATTAGGTTTAAAAATTTACAATCCCATATTTTAAGATTACCATGAATATATTAAGATTATAATATAGATAGTGTATAGAAAACTAGGAGAAATTATACTCTGTCATCCACAATTAATTGGTTCTGTGTCATTTTttcagacagaaaaaaatccatattcaaatcatttgtgtttttaagctatatattatataccggtatatatacatgAGACAGGGATCGACACTAATTAATATAACAACAGCCAAAATCTGGTCGGGCTGCAAGAATGTCCAGACCAGCAGCTATGTGGGCTGCTAACATTTTCAGccaaatatataatgtccagCTAAAATGTTTTTCGTttactacaataattatattttcaaaactgtttttGTAAACCCTGTTGGTGTAAGATGTAATATTTTATGCGTATAATGCACTAGACAGCAGAAAACTATACATCTATAATTCCATTTTTTCCTCTGAGTTTGGGTTAGGGCCTAGCTGTAGGGACATGAAAAAATTGGACGACCATAACGTTCTATTTCAGGTGATCTCAATGTTTCATGTAGATAATGGCCGGGGCTAGGTTTTCTGCATGGCATGCTATCAGAGAATGTGTCAAGGTCAAGACTTCGCTATGGGGTAAAAAATGGGTCAAAAATAAAAGTATCCAGTTGACTGATATGGTATGTGTA
The sequence above is drawn from the Pecten maximus chromosome 9, xPecMax1.1, whole genome shotgun sequence genome and encodes:
- the LOC117334308 gene encoding alpha-endosulfine-like, which codes for MSSEDLSTEQISGDQGGPDNDSQEEQRESPTLKGEFVHPAPPKKMSTREEMIQEEKKEEKKLKSKYPNFNSKAGGSALLAKRMQQRKYFDSGDYMMAQAKVNNPKIPLAPKEKKMILQESIGDAIPTPENLPPRKASLATSKLASGQLAGPLI